The nucleotide sequence GGGTCGAACTCGGCGGGGCCCGGGAGCAGCAGGTTCTCGCGCTGGGCGAAGAACTCGTCGTTGGCGGCGACGACCGAGGCTCCGAGCTGCCGGCCGGCGAGGTCGACGTGCCGGGTGAAGGGGAAGTCGGCGGTGCGGTAGTCCGCGTAGGGGTCGCCGCCGCCGTAGGGGTTCGCGTCGCCGGTGAAGGTCTCTGTCGCCGTCACGGTCTTCTGGTCTGCCTTTCGGGGGTCGGCCGGTGCGGGTGCGGGTGCGAGAGGGAGCCGGAGGGGCGGTCCGGGCGGCCCCCGCGCTCAGGGGGTACGGGTGAGGAGCCGTCCCTTCGGTTCGGTGAACTCCCCGTCGGCGTGGATCCGTTCGCCCCGCAGCCAGGTGGACTTCACGACGCCGTACAGGGTCTTGCCGGCGTACGCGGTGACGTGGTTGCGGTGCTGGAGGGACGCGGGGTCGACGGTGAAGGTCTCGTCGGGGGCGAGGACGGCGAAGTCGGCGTCCCGGCCCGCCTCGATGGCGCCCTTGCGGGACAGGCCCACGAGGGCGGCCGTGCGGGTGGACATCCACCGCACGACGTCCTCCAGGCCGTGGCCCCGCCGCCGGGCCTGCGTCCAGACGGCCGCCAGGCTCAGCTGGAGCCCCGAGATGCCGCCCCACGCGGTGGCGAAGTCGTCGGTCTTGAGGTCGGCCGTGGACGGCGAGTGGTCGGTGACCACGCAGTCGATCGTGCCGTCCGCCAGGGCCTGCCAGAGCAGGTCCTGGTTGGCGGACTCACGGATCGGCGGGCAGCACTTGAACTCGCTGGCGCCGTCGGGGACCTCCTCGGCGGTCAGGGTCAGGTAGTGCGGGCAGGTCTCGACCGTGATGCGCACGCCGTCCGCCTTGGCCGCGGCGATCAGCGGGAGCGCGTCGCTGGAGGAAAGGTGCAGGACGTGCACGCGCGCGTGGAGGCGTTTCGCCTGGGCGACGAGCTCCGCGACGGCGGTGTCCTCGGCGTGCCGGGGGCGGCTGGCCAGGAAGTCGGCGTACCGGGGGCCACCCTGCTGCGGGGCGGCGTCGAGGTGGCGCGGGTCCTCCGCGTGCACGATCAGCAGGCCGTCGAATCCGGCGATCTCGGTGAGGGACCGGGCGAGGCGGTCACGGTCGAGGTGCGGGAACTCGTCCACGCCGGAGGGCGAGAGGAACGCCTTGAAACCGAAGACGCCGGACTCGTGCAGCGGCCGCAGGTCCTTGACGTTGTCGGGCAGGGCACCGCCCCAGAAGCCGACGTCGATGTGCGCCTTGTCGGCGGCGACCTCGCGTTTGATCCGGAGGTGGTCGACCGTCGTGGTGGGCGGCAGGGAGTTCAGGGGCATGTCGACGAGCGTGGTGATGCCGCCGGCCGCCGCCGCGCGCGTGGCGGTCCAGAAGCCCTCCCAGTGGGTGCGCCCCGGGTCGTTGACGTGAACATGGGTGTCCACGAGTCCGGGCAGCAGCACATGGTCGCCGAAGTCCTCCAGGCGGGCGCCCGCGGGGACGGGCGTGTCGTACGGGAGGACGGCCGTGATCCTTCCGCCGGCGACCGCGACCGCGGCGGGCCGTGACCCTTCGGGAGTGATGACGCGCGTCGAGCGCAGTATGAGTTCGGCGTCGGACACCCGGACCCCTCTCTTGCGTTCATCCGGCGGAAACTTCCACGCAACGGAATTCAACGTTCTGTTGAAGGAGTCTTCCGTTCCGCCCGCATGCCGTCAAGGGCACCCTCCCCCCACGATGCACCCGGTCGCGCCACTCTGGACGTTTCCACATAACGGAATTACTATTCCGACCAGCAGAAGGTAGCTACACACCAGCGAGGAGTCAACCGACCGCCGGGTAGGCTTCAGCCCCTCCCGCCAGTTTCGAAAGGAACGCGCCGTGCCGACGTCCAGCGCCAGCACCACCGACTCCGCCAGGTCCGCGGGCGGAGGAGTCCAGTCCCTCGAGCGCGCCTTCGATCTGCTCGAGCGGATGGCGGACGCGGGCGGCGAGGTCGGCCTGAGCGAGCTGTCCGCGAGCAGCGGGCTGCCGCTGCCCACCATCCACCGGCTGATGCGCACCCTGGTGGCCTGCGGTTACGTCCGCCAGCAGGCCAACCGGCGCTATGCGCTCGGACCCCGGCTGATCCGGCTCGGCGAGTCGGCGGCCCGGCTGCTGGGCACCTGGGCCCGCCCCTACCTGGCGCGCCTGGTGGAGGAGACCGGCGAGACGGCGAACATGGCCCTGCTCGACGGCGACGAGATCGTCTACGTGGCGCAGGTGCCGTCCAAGCACTCGATGCGGATGTTCACCGAGGTCGGCCGCCGGGTCCTGCCGCACTCCACCGGTGTCGGCAAGGCCCTGCTCGCGGGTTTCCCGGACGACGAGGTGCGTGCCCTGCTCGCCCGCACCGGCATGCCCGCCGCGACCGACAGGACGATCACCACCCCCGACGGCTTCCTGGCCGCCCTCGCGGAGGTGCGCGCCGCCGGCTACGCGGTCGACGACAACGAGCAGGAGATCGGCGTCCGCTGCCTGGCGGTCCAGGTGCCGGACTCCCCGACGGCCGCGGCCATCTCGATCTCGGGCCCGGCGGGCCGGGTCACCGAGGCGGCCACCGGGAGCATCGTGCCGGTGCTCCAGCAGGTGGCGGCGGAACTGTCCCAGGCGCTGACCAGTGCGGGACCGGCGGTCTAGAGCCGACCCGGCTCCGACCCCCGGGGTCTCCGTCGGTCGCTCAGCCGCGTGGCGTCTGCCCGAACCGGTCCACTGCGCCGCGGACGTCCGCCAGCCCCCGCGCCAGGGCGCTCACCGAGCCGATGGCACCCGCTATCAGCAGCAACGACCTGCGCAGCCGCGGGACTTCGGGGGTGCCGTGGGTCACCATCGCGGCGAGCGCGGCGAGTTCGTCCTCGGCGATGCCGCGGTCCGGGAAGTCGGCCGGATACGTGGCGAGTTCGCGGCGTAACCGGGACACCGCGGTCCGCAGTTCCGCCACCTTGCGGTCCTCGTCGCCACCGGTCACCGCTCTTTGCCCCAAGCTCCGCAACACAGCTCTCCCCCCTCACGCTCCGCCGAGCGCGCGTGCGCGCCCGCCCCGCCCCGCCCCGCACGTCCCGCGGCACGGCCGGGCACGGCAGGACGCGCGGGTCAGTAAACGCCACCCGATGCGGCGTGCGCCACTGCGCGTACCGAAATTCAGCCCTCGCACACCGTGCCGTCACCGACGTGTCAGGTATGCAGGAGGCATGACGCACAAGGAAGAAGAGGCCGCCGACCAGGTGGCCGGCCTGCTGCTCGCGGCGGGCGGGGGCCGGCGGCTCGGCGGACACCCCAAGGCGCTGCTCGAACACCGGGGACGGCCGCTCGTCGAACACGCGGTCGCGGCCCTGCGCACGGCGGGCTGCGCACACGTGCACGTGGTGCTCGGGGCCGCCGCCGACGCCGTACGCGAGCGGGCGCGGCTGGACGGGTGCGTGATCGTGCCGAACCCGCAGTGGGAGCGGGGCATGGGCACGTCGCTGCGGGCCGGACTCGCCTCGCTCGCCGGGACCGGGGCGGGCGCCGCGCTGGTACTCCTCGTCGACCAGCCCGGTATCGGTCCGGAAGCCGTGGCCCGGGTGCTCGCCGCCCACGAGGACGGCTCGTCGCTCGTCTGCGCCACCTACGACGGGGTCCGCGGCCATCCCGTCCTGTTCGGGTCGGCGCACTGGGAGGGCGTCGCCGCGAGCGCCACCGGCGACCGGGGCGCCCGGGCCTATCTGAAGGAGCACGCGCAGGCGCTCACGCTCGTCGAGTGCGCGGACGTGGCCCGCCCCTTCGACATCGACACCCCCGCGGACCTCGGCCGACTCGAGTGAGAGGGGTCCGGCACCGGGCGCCGGGTTGCCTCGACGCGGAGAATCTCGACATCAACAAACGATTGAACTTCCACGATGAGGAAACTAGTATCCACTGATCACAAGGCTCGGCCCCGTCCGGGGCCCCGCTCGCCGCAATCCGCTTCGACCGGCACCCGGTGCCACCGCTGAAGGAAGTGACCGCTCATGTCCGCACCAGCGCCGTCCCCGCTGGCCATCGTCGACGCCGAGCCCCTGCCGCGCCAGGAGGAGGTCCTCACCGAGGCGGCGCTCGCCTTCGTGGCCGAACTGCACCGGCGGTTCACCCCGCGCCGTGACGAGCTCCTCGCCCGGCGGGTCGCGCGGCGCGCCGAGATCGCCCGCACCTCCTCGCTCGACTTCCTCCCGGAGACGGCCGCCGTGCGCGCGGACGACTCCTGGAAGGTGGCCCCCTCTCCCGCGGCCCTGGACGACCGCCGCGTCGAGATCACCGGTCCGACCGACCGCAAGATGACCGTCAACGCCCTGAACTCCGGCGCCAGGGTCTGGCTCGCCGACTTCGAGGACGCCTCGGCGCCGACCTGGGAGAACGTCGTCCTCGGGCAGGTCAACCTGGCCGACGCGTACACCAGGAACATCGACTTCACCGACCCGGTGTCCGGCAAGTCGTACGCCCTGAAGGACGACGCCGAACTCGCCACCGTCGTCATGCGCCCGCGCGGCTGGCACCTGAACGAGCGGCACCTCGTCGACGCGGACGGCCGCCAGGTCCCCGGCGCCCTCGTCGACTTCGGGCTGTACTTCTTCCACAACGCACAGCGCCTTCTCGACCTGGGCAAGGGGCCGTACTTCTACCTCCCGAAGACGGAGTCGCACCTGGAGGCCCGCCTGTGGAACGAGGTGTTCGTCTTCGCCCAGGACCACATCGGCATCCCGCAGGGCACCGTCCGCGCCACCGTGCTCATCGAGACGATCACGGCCGCGTACGAGATGGAGGAGATCCTCTACGAACTCCGCGACCACGCCTCCGGGTTGAACGCCGGCCGGTGGGACTACCTGTTCTCCATCGTCAAGAACTTCCGTGACGGCGGACCCAGGTTCGTCCTGCCGGACCGCAACGCGGTCACGATGACCGCCCCGTTCATGCGGGCGTACACCGAACTCCTCGTGCGCACCTGCCACAAGCGCGGTGCGCACGCGATCGGCGGCATGGCCGCCTTCATCCCGTCCCGACGCGACGAGCAGGTCAACAAGGTCGCGTTCGAGAAGGTGAAGGCCGACAAGGACCGCGAGGCCGCCGACGGCTTCGACGGGTCGTGGGTGGCCCACCCGGACCTGGTCCCGATCGCGATGGCGTCCTTCGACGCGGTGCTCGGCGACCGGCCGAACCAGAAGGACCGGCTGCGCGAGGACGTCGACGTCAAGGCCGCCGACCTGATCGCGGTCGACTCGCTGGAGGCCCGGCCGACGTACGAGGGACTCGTCAACGCCGTCCAGGTCGGCATCCGTTACATCGAGGCCTGGCTGCGCGGCCTGGGCGCGGTCGCCATCTTCAACCTGATGGAGGACGCGGCCACGGCGGAGATCTCCCGCTCGCAGATCTGGCAGTGGATCAACGCGGGAGTGGAGTTCGAGCACGAGGGCGGCACCGTCAGGGCCACGCCCGGCCTGGCGCGGGAGATCGCGGCGCGCGAACTCGCCGCGATCCGCGAGGAGATCGGCGAGGAGGCCTTCACGGCCGGCCACTGGCAGCAGGCCCACGACCTGCTGCTGACGGTCTCCCTCGACGACGACTACGCGGACTTCCTCACTCTGCCCGCGTACGAGCAGCTCAGGGGCTGAGCACCGCGGCGGACTCCCCGCCGCGCGGCACGTTCAGCGGTCCGAGTGGCCCAGGGACCTTCCCGGGGCCACCCGGTCGCGGACGAGCTTCTTCACCGCTGTCGGCTCCGGGAAGCCCTGTTCGCGGCGGTCCCAGACCACCTCGTCGTCGATCCGCACGACGAAGACCCCGCCCTTGCCCGGCCTCAGCGCGAGTTCGGACAGCTCGGCCTCGAAGGTCGTGAGCAGTTCCTGGGCCAGCCAGGCGGCGCGGGGCAGCCAGCGGCACTGGGTGCAGTACTCGATCTCGACCCGCCGGCCCGGCGCGCCGGACCCGCCCGGCTCCTGCGGCCCGCTCCCCGCGCTCGGCTCGTCCATCCCGCTCGTTCCTCTCACGCCACTCGGGTCTGCCAGGTCTCCCGGGCCGCCCGGGTCGTCAGGACCACCCGTCCCGCGCCGGTCGCTCATCCGAGGTGCACCGACCAGTCCTGTTCCGCGGCCGGCTTGCCGTGCAGGTCGGGGACCCGCTTGAGCCAGTCCGGCCGTCCCTGCCGCGTCCTCGCCGCACGCCGGGCCTCGTCGGCGGCGAGCTCCTCCCGAGCGGGGAAGTCGGTGGGCAGCCAGGCCGCGGACGCCTCCGCCCGCGCGTGGAGGTAGCGCACGTACGCCTCCCGGACCGCGTCCGGCGAGGTGAACCCCTCCTCGCCGCTCAGCCAGGCGTCCGGCACCTTGGCCACGACCCGGCGCAGCAGCTCCTCGGTCACCAGGGGCGCCAGTTCGGCGTCGGCCGCCCGGGTGTCCGGGGCCGAGTGCCCGAGCGCGTGGTGACGGAAGTCGTACGCCTTCGCCGGGTCGGCCCCGTCCCAGCGGTGGTGGAAGACGAGGGCCGCACCGTGGTCGATGAGCCACAGCCGCGGCGGGGCGATGCCGAACGTGGGCCAGACCATCAGGTTGGAGCTGTGCACCGTACGGTCGACGTTGACGGTCAGGGCGTCCAGCCAGACGATGCGCCCGGCCTCCCGCGGCTCCACCGGGAACACCTCGGCGACCTGCGGGGTGAAGTCCCGGGCGCCCGGCAGGAAGTCCATCCCGAGGTTGAGCCCGGCGCTCGCCGCGTGCAGGTCGCGCACCTCCTGGTGCGGTTCGTGGTCCGCGACGGCCGGATCGAAGTGCACCAGGACCAGCTCGGGGAAGCGCAGCCCGAGGGCGCGCGCCAGCTCACCGACGATCACCTCGGCGACGAGCGCCTTGCGGCCCTGCGCGGAGCCCGTGAACTTCACTACGTAGGTGCCCAGGTCGTCGGCCTCGACGATGCCGGGAACGGAACCGCCGGAGCGCAGCGGTTCGAGGTAGCGGGTCGCGGTGACCTCTCTCAGCATGTCGTGCGGGCCACCCTCGTCGGGACGGTCCGGACGGTTCCTTCCGGCATGCGCATCTCCCTGCCCCTCCGGCAGGCCGCCGGGCGTCCGTCCGCCTCGCTGCCCGCCTCCGGCGTGACATGAGCATAGTAACCGAGGGTGACCGGCGGCCCGTGGCGCCGGGCGGACGAACAGACGGGGTCGCGGTGAACGCGGGCGCGGTGGCGGCCGTACCCCTGACGGACCCCGGCGGTGAGCCGGGGGCACCGGCCTCTCCTAGGATGATCCCGATGACCACCACCGAGCAGCGCCTCGCGCCACCGCCCTCGCCGCGGTGGCGCACGGCGCTGCTCGTGCTCGGGCTGCTGGCGGGACTGCTCGCGATGCACGCCCTGGCTCCCGGCGGCGCGGTCCACGGACACGGCGGGCCGTCGCGCCCGTCGACGGCCGTCGCGGTCGCCGCGGACGACGGCTGTGCCGGACACGGCGGGGACTGCGGCGGCGGGCACGCCCGTCACGCCGACGCCACCTGTGCGGCCGCCGCGGTGAGCGGCACGCCCGCCCCGCCCCTGCTGGTGCCCGACGCCCTGGCCGTCCCCGCCCGCGCGGAATCCGTCCGCTCGTGCGCGTCCGGGGCCCCCGACGGCGCCCGCGCGCCGCCGTCGCTGGCGGAACTGCAACTCCTGCGGATCTAGACCGCCCCGCGCGCCCCGTCCGACCACACAGGACGCGGTGCGCCTCGGCACGTCCGGATCGTTTCCCGTGAAGCACTCAGCACAGCAGGAGTTCCCCCATGCGCAACACCCGTACCCTGACCCGTCGCGCCCTCGTCGGGGCCGCGTCCGTGACCGCCGCCCTCGTCCTCGCCGCCTGTGGCAGCGGCGGGGAGAGCACCGGTGAGGCGGGCGGCGGCAGCGGCTCGGCGCCGGCGTCCACCGGCGCTTCGGCCGACGCCACCGCCGGCGCGCACAACGCGCAGGACGTCGCCTTCGCGCAGGGCATGATCCCGCACCACCGGCAGGCGCTGGAGATGGCGCGGCTGGCCGCCGGCCGGGCCTCCTCGGCGCAGGTCAAGGACATCGCCGCCCGCGTCGAGAAGGCGCAGGACCCGGAGATCAAGACGATGAGCGGCTGGCTGACGGCCTGGGGCGAGGACGTCCCGGCCGCCTCGGGCAGCGCCGCGGAGTCCATGCCCGGCATGGACCACTCCGCCGGGTCCGGCATGCCCGGCATGCCCGGCATGATGGACGCCTCCGGCATGGACGCGCTGAAGAAGGCGTCCGGCGCGGAGTTCGACACCATGTTCCTCACGATGATGATCGAGCACCACAAGGGCGCCGTGGAGATGGCCGGTACCGAGAAGGACAAGGGTGCGTACCGGCCCGCTGCTTCGATGGCCGACGCCATCGTCACGTCGCAGACCGCGGAGATCACCGAGATGACCAAGCTCCTCGACAAGTCCTGACCCCGAGGGACGGCCCCGCCGACGCCTCCGCCTCCGCCGTCACCAGCGGCGGGGCGGGGGCGCCCCCGCCCGGACCGGGGGTGGGTCAGGGGGTGCAGTGGGCGAGCCAGGATCGGGCCTGTTCGGGGGTGGTCACCGTGCGGACGCCCTCGGGGGGCGGGGGTCTGCGGACGACGAGCACGGGAAGCCGCGCCTCGCGCGCGGCGAGGAGTTTCGGGGCGGTGGCCGCGCCGCCGCTGTCCTTGGTCACGACGACGTCGATCCGGTGCCGGCGCAGTAGTCCGCGCTCCCCGGCGAGGGTGAAGGGCCCCCGGTCGAGCAGCACC is from Streptomyces asoensis and encodes:
- the allB gene encoding allantoinase AllB gives rise to the protein MSDAELILRSTRVITPEGSRPAAVAVAGGRITAVLPYDTPVPAGARLEDFGDHVLLPGLVDTHVHVNDPGRTHWEGFWTATRAAAAGGITTLVDMPLNSLPPTTTVDHLRIKREVAADKAHIDVGFWGGALPDNVKDLRPLHESGVFGFKAFLSPSGVDEFPHLDRDRLARSLTEIAGFDGLLIVHAEDPRHLDAAPQQGGPRYADFLASRPRHAEDTAVAELVAQAKRLHARVHVLHLSSSDALPLIAAAKADGVRITVETCPHYLTLTAEEVPDGASEFKCCPPIRESANQDLLWQALADGTIDCVVTDHSPSTADLKTDDFATAWGGISGLQLSLAAVWTQARRRGHGLEDVVRWMSTRTAALVGLSRKGAIEAGRDADFAVLAPDETFTVDPASLQHRNHVTAYAGKTLYGVVKSTWLRGERIHADGEFTEPKGRLLTRTP
- a CDS encoding IclR family transcriptional regulator; its protein translation is MPTSSASTTDSARSAGGGVQSLERAFDLLERMADAGGEVGLSELSASSGLPLPTIHRLMRTLVACGYVRQQANRRYALGPRLIRLGESAARLLGTWARPYLARLVEETGETANMALLDGDEIVYVAQVPSKHSMRMFTEVGRRVLPHSTGVGKALLAGFPDDEVRALLARTGMPAATDRTITTPDGFLAALAEVRAAGYAVDDNEQEIGVRCLAVQVPDSPTAAAISISGPAGRVTEAATGSIVPVLQQVAAELSQALTSAGPAV
- a CDS encoding DUF5955 family protein; the encoded protein is MLRSLGQRAVTGGDEDRKVAELRTAVSRLRRELATYPADFPDRGIAEDELAALAAMVTHGTPEVPRLRRSLLLIAGAIGSVSALARGLADVRGAVDRFGQTPRG
- a CDS encoding NTP transferase domain-containing protein, coding for MTHKEEEAADQVAGLLLAAGGGRRLGGHPKALLEHRGRPLVEHAVAALRTAGCAHVHVVLGAAADAVRERARLDGCVIVPNPQWERGMGTSLRAGLASLAGTGAGAALVLLVDQPGIGPEAVARVLAAHEDGSSLVCATYDGVRGHPVLFGSAHWEGVAASATGDRGARAYLKEHAQALTLVECADVARPFDIDTPADLGRLE
- the aceB gene encoding malate synthase A, coding for MSAPAPSPLAIVDAEPLPRQEEVLTEAALAFVAELHRRFTPRRDELLARRVARRAEIARTSSLDFLPETAAVRADDSWKVAPSPAALDDRRVEITGPTDRKMTVNALNSGARVWLADFEDASAPTWENVVLGQVNLADAYTRNIDFTDPVSGKSYALKDDAELATVVMRPRGWHLNERHLVDADGRQVPGALVDFGLYFFHNAQRLLDLGKGPYFYLPKTESHLEARLWNEVFVFAQDHIGIPQGTVRATVLIETITAAYEMEEILYELRDHASGLNAGRWDYLFSIVKNFRDGGPRFVLPDRNAVTMTAPFMRAYTELLVRTCHKRGAHAIGGMAAFIPSRRDEQVNKVAFEKVKADKDREAADGFDGSWVAHPDLVPIAMASFDAVLGDRPNQKDRLREDVDVKAADLIAVDSLEARPTYEGLVNAVQVGIRYIEAWLRGLGAVAIFNLMEDAATAEISRSQIWQWINAGVEFEHEGGTVRATPGLAREIAARELAAIREEIGEEAFTAGHWQQAHDLLLTVSLDDDYADFLTLPAYEQLRG
- a CDS encoding SelT/SelW/SelH family protein, whose amino-acid sequence is MDEPSAGSGPQEPGGSGAPGRRVEIEYCTQCRWLPRAAWLAQELLTTFEAELSELALRPGKGGVFVVRIDDEVVWDRREQGFPEPTAVKKLVRDRVAPGRSLGHSDR
- a CDS encoding HipA family kinase, whose translation is MLREVTATRYLEPLRSGGSVPGIVEADDLGTYVVKFTGSAQGRKALVAEVIVGELARALGLRFPELVLVHFDPAVADHEPHQEVRDLHAASAGLNLGMDFLPGARDFTPQVAEVFPVEPREAGRIVWLDALTVNVDRTVHSSNLMVWPTFGIAPPRLWLIDHGAALVFHHRWDGADPAKAYDFRHHALGHSAPDTRAADAELAPLVTEELLRRVVAKVPDAWLSGEEGFTSPDAVREAYVRYLHARAEASAAWLPTDFPAREELAADEARRAARTRQGRPDWLKRVPDLHGKPAAEQDWSVHLG
- a CDS encoding DUF6153 family protein translates to MTTTEQRLAPPPSPRWRTALLVLGLLAGLLAMHALAPGGAVHGHGGPSRPSTAVAVAADDGCAGHGGDCGGGHARHADATCAAAAVSGTPAPPLLVPDALAVPARAESVRSCASGAPDGARAPPSLAELQLLRI
- a CDS encoding DUF305 domain-containing protein codes for the protein MRNTRTLTRRALVGAASVTAALVLAACGSGGESTGEAGGGSGSAPASTGASADATAGAHNAQDVAFAQGMIPHHRQALEMARLAAGRASSAQVKDIAARVEKAQDPEIKTMSGWLTAWGEDVPAASGSAAESMPGMDHSAGSGMPGMPGMMDASGMDALKKASGAEFDTMFLTMMIEHHKGAVEMAGTEKDKGAYRPAASMADAIVTSQTAEITEMTKLLDKS